One Cryobacterium psychrophilum DNA segment encodes these proteins:
- a CDS encoding ABC transporter ATP-binding protein, which produces MTDELALDVRGLTKNFGAVHALTGLDLRVATGSVAGFLGPNGSGKSTTIRILLGLLRADGGSATLLGGDPWRDAVALHRRVAYVAGDVTLWPNLTGGQAIDILGALRGDLDRTRIDRYLQLFELDPSKKARSYSKGNRQKVALVAALSSHAELLILDEPTIGLDPLMEGVFTNCITELKDEGRSVLLSSHIFSEVEKLCDTVTIIRAGRTVESGTLTELRHLHRSTITVTLDGDPTVISTVDGVHDFAAVGQRVSFSVTESALPRVMAALAPHAPRGLISSPPSLEELFLRHYAAQHDGALADAEVT; this is translated from the coding sequence ATGACTGACGAACTGGCCCTTGATGTGCGCGGACTCACGAAGAATTTTGGTGCGGTTCACGCCCTCACCGGACTGGACCTGCGTGTGGCCACCGGTAGCGTGGCGGGTTTCCTCGGCCCCAACGGTTCGGGCAAATCCACCACGATTCGTATCCTGCTCGGGCTGCTCCGCGCCGACGGCGGCAGCGCGACCCTGCTCGGCGGCGACCCGTGGCGGGACGCGGTCGCACTGCACCGCCGAGTGGCCTACGTCGCTGGGGACGTGACCCTGTGGCCGAATCTCACCGGCGGGCAGGCCATCGATATTCTCGGTGCCCTGCGAGGCGACCTCGATCGCACCCGCATCGACCGGTACCTGCAACTGTTCGAACTTGACCCCAGCAAGAAGGCGCGTAGCTACTCGAAGGGCAACCGCCAAAAAGTCGCCCTCGTTGCGGCGCTGTCCAGCCACGCCGAACTGCTCATCCTGGACGAGCCCACGATCGGACTCGACCCCCTCATGGAAGGCGTTTTCACCAACTGCATCACCGAGCTCAAAGATGAGGGCAGATCGGTTCTGCTGTCCAGTCACATCTTCTCCGAGGTCGAAAAGCTCTGCGACACGGTGACCATCATCCGCGCCGGCCGCACGGTGGAGTCGGGCACCCTGACAGAGCTGCGCCACCTGCACCGTTCGACGATCACCGTGACGCTCGACGGCGACCCGACCGTGATCTCGACCGTTGACGGCGTGCACGATTTCGCCGCAGTCGGACAGCGCGTCTCCTTTTCGGTCACCGAGAGCGCACTGCCCCGCGTGATGGCGGCGCTCGCACCCCACGCGCCGCGAGGTCTCATCTCCAGCCCACCGTCGCTCGAAGAACTCTTCCTACGCCACTACGCCGCACAGCACGACGGCGCCCTCGCCGACGCCGAGGTGACATGA
- a CDS encoding TetR family transcriptional regulator — translation MLNIRSAHVSPPEDLTAVAKIRDAAIDHFATDGFRKASVRAIATTAGVSAGLVMHHFGSKEGLREACDDYVLGTIIRRAQDESSPEGLRAVLQGYLADSTRYARDLGYISRAITEDSVAGRRIVDAIIDETEQFLRAGEASGSLLTSSDPRALAAVLAMTSLGMVTMASHLARSLGLAGQGIGPAVMRRVALPTAEFYTHGLYTDDTVLAATREALESTPAS, via the coding sequence ATGTTAAACATCCGTTCAGCTCATGTGTCACCGCCGGAAGACCTCACCGCCGTCGCTAAGATCCGCGACGCGGCGATTGATCACTTCGCAACGGACGGCTTCCGCAAGGCCAGCGTGCGAGCCATTGCAACGACCGCGGGAGTGAGCGCGGGTCTCGTGATGCACCACTTCGGCAGCAAAGAGGGGCTGCGCGAGGCCTGTGACGATTACGTTCTGGGCACGATAATTCGCCGGGCCCAGGACGAGAGTAGTCCGGAGGGACTGCGTGCCGTCCTTCAGGGGTACCTGGCCGACTCCACCCGGTATGCCCGTGATCTCGGATACATATCCAGGGCCATAACGGAGGACTCGGTGGCCGGTCGGCGAATCGTGGATGCGATTATCGACGAGACAGAGCAGTTCCTGCGCGCGGGGGAGGCCTCCGGTTCCCTCCTGACGTCATCTGACCCGCGGGCACTCGCGGCGGTGCTGGCCATGACGAGCCTGGGCATGGTGACGATGGCCTCCCACCTGGCCCGGTCGCTCGGACTTGCGGGACAGGGCATTGGGCCCGCCGTCATGCGTCGGGTGGCCCTGCCGACGGCGGAGTTCTACACGCACGGCCTGTACACGGACGACACCGTGCTGGCGGCGACGCGGGAGGCCCTCGAATCCACTCCAGCATCCTGA
- a CDS encoding GDSL-type esterase/lipase family protein: protein MTTTHERLTSQMRHPGRLAAIFLLVVGVLVGGAASPALAHTGEANRGSGHGYTTASYVALGDSFTAGQGAPPYLSGPCLRSQYSSYPSMVAAVSAYRLVANNACSGARLVDIPGQLVGVSAATNLVTVTVGGIDAGSNEVFAACAPDPASALCQAAVTLSTSKLAALAPQLAATYAGIAAAVPQARIVVLNYPRLFEPGLLPLADIVNAGTDGLNAAIQAAVVGLGDSRVTLVDVTQEFTNHGIGSRIPYINYVAATPLAPVNFHPNALGNALGYVGALVHDRVLRR, encoded by the coding sequence ATGACAACTACACATGAAAGGCTGACGTCGCAAATGCGACACCCGGGTCGCCTCGCTGCGATCTTCCTGCTCGTGGTCGGGGTCCTTGTGGGAGGCGCTGCGTCGCCGGCGCTCGCCCATACGGGCGAGGCGAACCGTGGTTCCGGCCACGGTTACACCACCGCGTCCTATGTGGCGCTCGGTGATTCCTTCACCGCCGGCCAGGGGGCGCCGCCCTACCTGTCGGGGCCGTGCCTCAGGAGCCAATACTCGTCATATCCGTCCATGGTCGCTGCGGTCAGTGCGTATCGCCTCGTGGCGAACAACGCCTGCTCGGGCGCGCGGCTGGTCGATATTCCGGGCCAGCTCGTGGGGGTCAGCGCCGCGACGAACCTCGTGACCGTCACGGTCGGCGGTATCGACGCCGGATCGAACGAGGTCTTCGCTGCCTGCGCTCCGGATCCCGCTTCGGCGCTGTGCCAGGCGGCCGTGACGCTCAGTACCTCCAAGTTGGCAGCGCTGGCACCTCAGCTTGCGGCCACGTACGCCGGGATCGCCGCCGCCGTTCCACAGGCTCGAATTGTGGTTCTGAATTACCCGCGCCTCTTTGAGCCGGGACTCTTGCCTCTGGCGGACATTGTCAACGCCGGCACCGACGGTCTCAATGCCGCCATCCAGGCCGCAGTGGTTGGCCTGGGGGATTCTCGGGTGACGCTCGTTGATGTCACGCAGGAGTTCACGAATCACGGCATTGGTTCGAGGATTCCGTACATCAACTACGTTGCAGCGACTCCGCTCGCGCCGGTGAATTTCCATCCGAATGCGCTCGGTAACGCCCTCGGATACGTCGGCGCGCTCGTGCACGATCGGGTGCTTCGCCGCTGA
- a CDS encoding polyribonucleotide nucleotidyltransferase, which translates to MEGPEITFAETVIDNGKYGKRTIRFETGRLAQQAQGSAAAYIDEETMLLSATSVSKQPKDNFDFFPLTIDVEERMYAAGRIPGSFFRREGRPSTDAILTCRLIDRPLRPSFVDGLRNEIQVVITVLAIEPDELYDVLAINAASMSTQLAGLPFSGPIGGVRVALVPDENGGGQWVAFPKHSQLADAVFSMVVAGRVVTDANGAQDVAIMMIEAEATDGAWNLIKGGAIAPNEEVVAQGIDASKPFIKQLVAAQQEVADKAAKPTADFALFPPYQTATYDAVAALAYDELKSVYAIADKVERQNADDALKATVKAAVAAKVEAGELDASANNQVSAAYKSVTKLVVRSRVLNEGIRIDGRGLADIRPLDAEVAVIPRVHGSAIFQRGETQILGVTTLNMLKLEQSIDSLNPVTKKRYMHNYNFPPYSTGETGRVGTPKRREIGHGALAERALVPVLPTREEFPYAIRQVSEALSSNGSTSMGSVCASTLSLLNAGVPLRAPVAGIAMGLISDTVDGQTRYAALTDILGAEDALGDMDFKVAGTSDFITAIQLDTKLDGIPASVLSGALTQARDARATILSVLNAAIDAPDEMAPTAPRVISVQIPVDKIGELIGPKGKTINGIQDETGADISIEEDGTVYIGAVDGPSADAARAMVNSIANPTNPEVGEQFLGTVVKIAAFGAFVSLLPGKDGLLHISEVRKLAGGKRVENVEDVLGVGQKVLVEITKIDDRGKLSLAPVLEEAADAAAAGTDAPAEG; encoded by the coding sequence ATGGAGGGTCCAGAAATCACGTTCGCCGAAACCGTTATCGATAACGGCAAGTACGGCAAGCGCACCATCCGTTTCGAAACCGGGCGCCTTGCCCAGCAGGCGCAGGGATCTGCCGCCGCATACATTGACGAAGAGACGATGCTTCTCTCCGCCACGAGCGTGAGCAAGCAGCCGAAGGACAACTTCGACTTCTTCCCGCTCACCATTGACGTTGAAGAGCGCATGTACGCCGCGGGTCGCATCCCGGGCAGCTTCTTCCGCCGCGAAGGTCGTCCCTCGACCGACGCCATCCTCACCTGCCGCCTGATCGACCGGCCGCTGCGTCCGTCGTTCGTTGACGGTCTCCGTAACGAGATCCAGGTTGTCATCACGGTTCTGGCCATCGAGCCCGACGAACTGTACGACGTGCTCGCGATCAACGCTGCGTCCATGTCGACCCAGCTTGCCGGTCTGCCCTTCAGCGGTCCGATCGGTGGCGTTCGCGTCGCCCTCGTTCCCGACGAGAACGGTGGCGGCCAGTGGGTCGCCTTCCCGAAGCACTCGCAGCTCGCCGACGCCGTGTTCAGCATGGTCGTCGCCGGCCGCGTTGTCACGGATGCCAACGGTGCCCAGGACGTCGCGATCATGATGATCGAGGCCGAAGCGACCGACGGTGCCTGGAACCTGATCAAGGGCGGCGCCATCGCGCCGAACGAAGAGGTCGTTGCCCAGGGCATCGACGCTTCCAAGCCCTTCATCAAGCAGCTCGTCGCCGCTCAGCAGGAAGTCGCCGACAAGGCGGCCAAGCCGACCGCCGACTTCGCGCTGTTCCCGCCCTACCAGACGGCCACCTACGACGCCGTTGCTGCCCTCGCCTACGACGAGCTCAAGAGCGTCTACGCGATCGCCGACAAGGTTGAGCGCCAGAACGCCGATGACGCCCTCAAGGCCACGGTCAAGGCTGCTGTCGCCGCCAAGGTCGAGGCCGGCGAGCTCGACGCGAGCGCAAACAACCAGGTCAGCGCCGCGTACAAGTCCGTCACCAAGCTCGTGGTTCGCTCGCGCGTGCTCAACGAGGGCATTCGTATCGACGGCCGCGGACTGGCGGACATTCGTCCGCTCGACGCCGAGGTCGCGGTCATTCCCCGCGTTCACGGCTCGGCCATCTTCCAGCGCGGTGAGACCCAGATCCTCGGCGTGACCACGCTGAACATGCTGAAGCTCGAGCAGTCGATCGACTCGCTCAACCCGGTCACCAAGAAGCGCTACATGCACAACTACAACTTCCCGCCCTACTCGACCGGTGAAACCGGCCGCGTCGGAACGCCGAAGCGCCGCGAGATCGGCCACGGAGCGCTCGCTGAGCGTGCCCTGGTTCCCGTGCTGCCCACGCGTGAGGAGTTCCCCTACGCCATCCGTCAGGTCTCCGAGGCGCTCAGCTCCAACGGTTCCACCTCGATGGGTTCTGTCTGCGCCTCGACCCTGTCGCTGCTGAACGCCGGAGTGCCGCTGCGCGCACCGGTTGCCGGTATCGCCATGGGCCTGATCAGCGACACCGTTGACGGTCAGACCCGCTACGCGGCCCTGACCGACATTCTCGGTGCCGAAGACGCCCTCGGCGACATGGACTTCAAGGTTGCCGGAACGAGTGACTTCATTACCGCGATCCAGCTCGACACCAAGCTCGACGGCATTCCCGCGTCGGTCCTGTCCGGTGCCCTCACCCAGGCCCGCGATGCCCGCGCGACGATCCTCTCGGTTCTCAACGCCGCCATCGATGCTCCCGACGAAATGGCACCGACCGCGCCCCGCGTGATCAGTGTGCAGATCCCGGTGGACAAGATCGGCGAGCTGATCGGCCCGAAGGGCAAGACGATTAACGGGATCCAGGACGAGACCGGCGCTGACATCTCGATCGAAGAAGACGGCACCGTGTACATCGGCGCCGTCGACGGACCGTCGGCCGATGCGGCTCGCGCCATGGTCAACTCCATCGCGAACCCGACCAACCCCGAGGTTGGCGAGCAGTTCCTCGGAACTGTCGTGAAGATCGCCGCTTTCGGCGCCTTCGTGTCGCTGCTCCCAGGCAAGGATGGTCTGCTGCACATCTCCGAGGTGCGTAAGCTTGCTGGTGGCAAGCGCGTGGAGAACGTCGAAGACGTTCTCGGCGTCGGCCAGAAGGTGCTCGTTGAGATCACCAAGATCGATGACCGTGGCAAGCTGTCGCTTGCTCCGGTCCTCGAAGAGGCCGCCGACGCGGCCGCCGCTGGCACGGACGCTCCGGCCGAAGGCTAG
- a CDS encoding LLM class flavin-dependent oxidoreductase: MQFGIFTVGDRTVDPTTGHEPTEHARITAMVAIAQKAEEVGLDVFASGEHHNPPFVPSSPTTLLGYIAAKTEKLILSTATTLITTNDPVKIAEDFAMLQHLSGGRVDLTLGRGNTGPVYPWFGQDIRQGIPLALENYALLRRLWREEYVDWEGQFRTPLQGFQSTPRPLDGVAPFVWHGSIRSPEIAEQAAYYGDGFFANNIFWPKEHYMKLIGYYRARFEHYGHGLASEAIVGLGGQAFMRTKSQDAVNEFRPYFDNAPVYGHGPSLEEFTEQTPLTVGSPQQVIDRYAAMRDHFGDYQRQLFLMDHAGLPLKTVLEQLDILGGEVVPVLRKEFARNRPANVPDGPTHASLVAAAERAARGESLLTDTAEPALTEPSTRV, from the coding sequence ATGCAGTTCGGAATTTTCACGGTGGGTGACAGGACCGTAGACCCCACGACGGGCCACGAGCCCACCGAGCACGCGAGAATCACGGCCATGGTTGCGATCGCCCAGAAGGCCGAAGAGGTCGGTCTCGACGTTTTCGCCTCCGGGGAGCACCACAACCCGCCGTTTGTGCCGTCGTCGCCCACGACCCTGCTGGGCTACATCGCCGCGAAGACGGAGAAGCTCATTCTCTCGACCGCGACGACGCTCATCACCACAAATGACCCGGTGAAAATTGCCGAAGACTTCGCCATGCTCCAGCACCTCTCCGGCGGTCGGGTCGACCTCACCCTCGGCCGTGGAAACACGGGACCCGTGTACCCGTGGTTCGGTCAGGACATTCGCCAGGGGATCCCGCTCGCGCTTGAGAACTACGCGCTGCTCCGGCGCCTGTGGCGTGAGGAGTACGTGGACTGGGAAGGTCAGTTCCGCACGCCGCTGCAGGGATTCCAGTCCACGCCGCGCCCGCTCGATGGTGTGGCCCCCTTCGTCTGGCACGGCAGCATCCGCAGCCCCGAAATTGCCGAACAAGCCGCCTACTACGGTGACGGATTCTTTGCCAACAACATCTTCTGGCCCAAAGAGCACTACATGAAGCTCATCGGGTACTACCGTGCCCGCTTCGAGCACTACGGTCACGGGCTCGCCTCTGAGGCGATCGTTGGCCTCGGCGGGCAGGCTTTCATGCGCACGAAGTCGCAGGACGCCGTCAACGAATTCCGCCCGTACTTCGACAACGCGCCGGTATACGGCCACGGCCCGAGCCTCGAAGAATTCACCGAGCAGACGCCGCTCACCGTCGGTAGCCCCCAGCAGGTCATCGACCGCTACGCCGCCATGCGTGATCACTTCGGGGACTACCAGCGCCAGCTGTTCCTGATGGATCATGCCGGACTGCCGCTGAAGACCGTGCTCGAACAACTCGACATCCTCGGCGGAGAGGTTGTGCCCGTTCTCCGCAAGGAGTTCGCCAGGAACCGTCCGGCCAACGTGCCCGATGGTCCCACCCACGCTTCCCTCGTGGCCGCCGCCGAGCGCGCTGCCCGCGGTGAGTCTCTCCTGACGGATACCGCGGAGCCCGCACTCACCGAGCCCTCGACCCGGGTTTGA
- a CDS encoding amino acid permease, which translates to MSLWRTKSIEDSIADSLEKGHSLKRTLGTWDLMIMGVAVAVGAGIFSVGAKAAGSYAGPSVTLAFLLAAFTCALAIMCYAEFASAVPVAGSAYTFTYATLGELLAWIIGWDLILEMLTAAAVIAKYWGIYLSSVFELAGWDIPATIHVLGLDVSWGAFVIVAIFTTLLVLGTQLSARVASIFTIIKVAIVLFVIVVGAFFVNVKNYTPFIPESVPSKPGEGDVWMQSLFSFMTGAAPAQYGLFGLLAGASLVFFAFIGFDVVATSAEEVKNPQKTLPRGIFLGLGIVTVLYIGVSLVLTGMVPYTVLAEDPNASLATAFVAVGAGWAAQIISVGILVGLTTVIMVLLLGLSRVLFAMSRDGLLPRGLSVTSEKRRTPARLQIIVGLAVALIAGLTNVGVLEEMINIGTLSAFVLVSIAVVVLRKKRPDLPRAFKVPFSPFLPILSAVLCSWLMLNLTTLTWVRFAVWLALGLAVYFLYGRSHSVLGRKSRGLDADGNKLVVSEPETELVK; encoded by the coding sequence ATGAGCCTCTGGCGCACCAAGAGTATTGAAGATTCCATTGCAGACTCGCTTGAGAAGGGCCATAGCCTCAAACGCACGTTGGGCACCTGGGATCTGATGATCATGGGTGTCGCCGTCGCGGTCGGCGCCGGCATCTTCTCGGTCGGGGCCAAGGCGGCCGGCAGCTACGCTGGTCCCTCCGTGACGCTCGCCTTCCTGCTGGCCGCATTTACGTGCGCCCTGGCCATCATGTGTTACGCCGAATTCGCTTCTGCGGTCCCGGTCGCCGGCTCGGCGTACACCTTCACCTACGCGACCCTCGGCGAGCTTCTGGCCTGGATCATCGGCTGGGACCTGATCCTCGAAATGCTCACCGCCGCGGCCGTGATCGCCAAGTACTGGGGCATCTACCTGAGCAGCGTCTTCGAACTGGCCGGGTGGGATATCCCCGCCACGATCCACGTGCTCGGGCTCGACGTGAGCTGGGGCGCCTTCGTGATCGTCGCCATCTTCACGACCCTGCTCGTGCTCGGCACGCAGCTGTCCGCTCGTGTGGCCAGCATCTTCACGATCATCAAGGTCGCCATCGTTCTCTTCGTGATCGTGGTCGGCGCGTTCTTCGTGAACGTCAAGAACTACACGCCATTCATCCCCGAATCGGTGCCCTCGAAGCCGGGTGAGGGCGACGTGTGGATGCAGTCCCTCTTCTCCTTCATGACGGGAGCGGCTCCAGCCCAGTACGGCCTGTTCGGGCTGCTGGCCGGAGCATCGCTCGTGTTCTTCGCGTTCATCGGCTTCGACGTCGTGGCCACCTCGGCCGAAGAGGTCAAGAACCCGCAGAAGACGCTTCCACGCGGCATCTTCCTCGGCCTCGGCATCGTCACCGTGCTCTACATCGGCGTGAGCCTTGTGCTCACCGGAATGGTTCCGTACACGGTTCTCGCCGAAGACCCCAACGCCTCGCTCGCCACGGCGTTCGTCGCCGTCGGCGCGGGGTGGGCCGCGCAGATCATCTCCGTCGGCATCCTTGTCGGGCTCACCACCGTCATCATGGTGCTTCTCCTCGGCCTCTCCCGTGTGCTCTTCGCCATGAGTCGCGACGGACTGCTGCCGCGTGGACTCAGCGTCACCTCGGAGAAACGCCGCACGCCGGCGCGCCTCCAGATCATCGTCGGCCTTGCCGTCGCCCTCATCGCCGGCCTCACCAACGTTGGCGTTCTCGAGGAAATGATCAACATTGGAACCCTGTCGGCATTTGTGCTCGTGAGCATCGCGGTGGTCGTGCTGCGCAAGAAGCGCCCGGACCTGCCCCGTGCGTTCAAGGTTCCGTTCTCGCCGTTCCTGCCGATCCTCTCGGCCGTACTGTGCAGCTGGCTCATGCTCAACCTCACAACGCTCACCTGGGTACGATTCGCTGTCTGGCTCGCCCTTGGTCTTGCGGTGTACTTCCTCTACGGGCGCAGCCACTCGGTTCTGGGCCGCAAATCGCGCGGTCTCGATGCGGACGGCAACAAGCTCGTCGTGAGCGAGCCGGAGACAGAACTCGTGAAGTAG
- the rpsO gene encoding 30S ribosomal protein S15: MALEADAKKAIIEKYATHPGDTGSPEVQIAMLTQRILDLTEHLKEHKHDHHSRRGLLLMVGQRRRLLGYLSDIDISRYRTLIGSLGLRR; this comes from the coding sequence ATGGCACTCGAAGCCGATGCTAAGAAGGCGATCATCGAAAAGTACGCTACCCACCCAGGCGACACAGGGTCCCCCGAAGTTCAGATCGCCATGCTCACGCAGCGCATTCTTGACCTGACGGAGCACCTGAAAGAGCACAAGCACGACCACCACTCACGTCGTGGACTGCTTCTCATGGTTGGTCAGCGTCGTCGACTGCTCGGTTACCTGTCCGATATCGACATCTCGCGATACCGCACACTTATCGGCAGCCTCGGCCTGCGTCGCTAA
- a CDS encoding AI-2E family transporter, whose translation MRQHDAPTPTPARTLMNDRLGWLGLRSGQILLVITLTAAVIFGLVQIKLVVIPVLIAVILASALTPVVAWLRRRGIPSALATWITLLASIAALGGIITLIVFAVRDQWDKLFTSAAEGLDTLQVFLLQGPIHIDEQQIEDLRATAVDFVTSSQFGTGALAGASVVAELLTGIVLLLVILFFFLKDGDRIWNFFLAPFQGTRLERGRRIGVTARGVLGGYVRGTAIVALVDASAIGIGLAILQVPLALPLAVIVFLGAFIPLIGATAAGVLAALVALVANGPLIALIVIIIVIGVNQLEGNLLQPVVMAQNLKLHPLVILFALTAGTILAGIVGAVLSVPIAAVAWAIVKTWNEPASSRVVPPQNSPSVRRRRRR comes from the coding sequence ATGCGACAACACGACGCCCCCACCCCGACGCCTGCCCGCACGCTTATGAACGACCGACTCGGCTGGCTCGGGCTGCGCAGCGGGCAGATACTGCTCGTGATCACCCTCACCGCCGCGGTCATCTTCGGACTCGTGCAAATCAAGCTTGTCGTCATTCCCGTGCTCATCGCAGTGATCCTTGCCTCGGCGCTGACCCCGGTCGTCGCCTGGCTTCGCCGTCGGGGAATACCATCAGCCCTGGCCACGTGGATCACGTTGCTCGCGAGCATCGCGGCGTTGGGCGGAATCATCACCCTGATCGTGTTCGCCGTTCGAGACCAGTGGGACAAACTGTTCACCTCGGCCGCTGAGGGCCTCGATACGTTGCAGGTGTTCCTCCTTCAGGGACCCATCCACATTGATGAGCAGCAGATTGAAGACCTGCGCGCCACGGCCGTAGATTTTGTGACGAGCAGCCAGTTTGGAACGGGCGCCCTAGCCGGGGCATCCGTTGTCGCCGAACTGCTCACCGGCATCGTGCTGCTCCTGGTAATCCTGTTCTTCTTCCTGAAAGACGGCGACCGCATCTGGAACTTCTTCCTGGCTCCCTTCCAGGGAACACGGCTGGAGCGTGGACGCCGGATCGGTGTCACGGCCCGCGGTGTTCTCGGCGGCTACGTGCGCGGCACGGCCATCGTGGCGCTCGTCGACGCGTCCGCGATCGGCATCGGCCTCGCGATCCTCCAGGTTCCCCTCGCGTTGCCCCTGGCCGTGATCGTGTTCCTCGGAGCTTTCATCCCCCTCATCGGCGCGACCGCAGCCGGAGTTCTCGCCGCCCTCGTCGCGCTCGTGGCCAACGGCCCGTTGATCGCCCTGATCGTGATCATCATCGTGATCGGCGTCAACCAGCTCGAAGGAAACCTGCTCCAGCCCGTGGTCATGGCGCAGAACCTGAAGCTGCATCCGCTCGTGATCCTGTTCGCGTTGACGGCGGGCACCATTCTCGCCGGGATCGTCGGCGCGGTGCTGTCCGTGCCGATTGCTGCGGTGGCGTGGGCCATCGTGAAAACGTGGAACGAACCCGCCTCGTCCCGGGTTGTTCCTCCGCAGAACAGCCCCTCCGTGCGGCGCCGGCGGAGACGCTGA
- a CDS encoding LLM class flavin-dependent oxidoreductase: MRFGIIILPQDRWRSAREKWVAAEDYGFDHAWTYDHLSWRSLADEAWHATMPTLTAAATVTSRIRLGTFVSSPNFRHPVPFAKEIATVDDISDGRFVLGVGSGGNGFDAFTLGQPELTPRQRHERFAEFVTDLDVLLRHEAPAAEGLSFNGEWFTAVHARMVGVPAQLPRVPLVVAANGPKGIRLASRLGDGWVTTGKDGLDGEAWWSSVRDLAWRLDDAAHEAGREPASIDRYLNLDSGGSYSLQSESAFETAVGRATELGFTDVLSHWPREEGIYAGDREVLDSVATGLASLGQAPRCGEPRVAPTRDSLG, translated from the coding sequence ATGCGCTTTGGAATTATCATTCTCCCGCAGGACCGGTGGCGGTCCGCCCGAGAGAAGTGGGTGGCTGCCGAGGACTACGGCTTCGACCATGCCTGGACCTACGACCACCTCTCCTGGCGTTCCCTCGCCGACGAGGCCTGGCACGCGACCATGCCCACCCTCACGGCGGCGGCAACCGTCACGTCACGCATTCGGCTGGGAACCTTCGTGTCCTCGCCCAATTTTCGGCATCCCGTGCCGTTCGCCAAGGAGATAGCCACGGTGGACGACATCTCGGACGGGCGGTTCGTGCTCGGTGTCGGATCGGGCGGTAACGGCTTCGACGCCTTCACGTTGGGCCAGCCGGAGCTGACGCCGCGGCAGCGCCATGAGCGGTTCGCGGAATTCGTAACGGATCTGGACGTGCTTCTGCGCCACGAGGCGCCGGCAGCCGAGGGGCTCAGCTTCAACGGTGAATGGTTCACCGCTGTACACGCGCGAATGGTTGGCGTCCCCGCCCAGCTCCCGCGAGTGCCGCTGGTGGTCGCGGCGAACGGACCCAAAGGCATCCGCCTGGCCAGTCGCCTCGGTGATGGCTGGGTGACGACCGGCAAGGACGGCCTCGACGGTGAGGCGTGGTGGTCGAGCGTGCGTGACCTCGCCTGGCGCCTTGACGATGCGGCACACGAGGCGGGACGTGAACCGGCCAGTATCGATCGCTACCTCAACCTGGACAGCGGTGGCAGCTATTCGTTGCAGAGCGAGTCGGCCTTCGAGACGGCGGTGGGCCGCGCCACCGAGCTCGGCTTCACCGATGTTCTGAGCCATTGGCCGCGCGAAGAGGGCATCTACGCCGGCGATCGCGAGGTGCTCGACAGCGTGGCCACCGGCCTCGCGTCCCTGGGGCAGGCGCCTCGCTGCGGTGAGCCGCGTGTTGCCCCGACCCGGGATTCCCTAGGCTGA